One genomic window of Thermoanaerobaculum aquaticum includes the following:
- a CDS encoding HD domain-containing protein — translation MERLSRELAFLLTLDRLKEVQRQSYTLAGRHENSAEHSWHVAVAAMLLSEHAKEPVNLLRVLEMLLIHDVVEIEAGDTYVYDEDARKKQEEKEKQAAEKLFAQLPEDQSRHWWELWQEFSAGTSPEARFARSLDRLLPVLLNVATEGRSWQEHGVRASQVLARNAEVAAGSPALWEVVQKLVAEAQARGFLASDGETQAPKG, via the coding sequence ATGGAGCGCTTGAGTCGGGAGCTGGCCTTTTTGCTTACCCTGGACCGTCTCAAGGAGGTCCAGCGGCAGAGCTACACCCTGGCCGGCAGGCACGAAAACAGCGCCGAGCACTCCTGGCACGTGGCGGTGGCCGCCATGCTCCTTTCGGAACACGCCAAAGAGCCGGTCAACCTCCTGCGGGTGCTGGAAATGCTGTTGATCCACGATGTGGTGGAAATCGAAGCCGGTGACACCTACGTGTACGACGAAGACGCCCGCAAAAAGCAGGAAGAAAAGGAAAAACAAGCGGCGGAAAAGCTCTTTGCTCAGCTTCCCGAAGATCAAAGCCGGCACTGGTGGGAGCTCTGGCAGGAGTTTTCCGCCGGTACAAGCCCCGAAGCCCGCTTTGCCCGCAGCCTGGACCGCCTCCTGCCGGTGCTTTTGAACGTGGCCACCGAGGGCCGCTCCTGGCAGGAGCACGGGGTGCGGGCCAGCCAGGTTTTGGCCCGCAATGCGGAAGTGGCAGCGGGAAGCCCGGCGCTTTGGGAGGTGGTCCAGAAGCTGGTGGCCGAAGCGCAGGCCAGAGGTTTCCTGGCAAGCGACGGCGAAACACAAGCCCCCAAGGGCTGA
- the trmFO gene encoding methylenetetrahydrofolate--tRNA-(uracil(54)-C(5))-methyltransferase (FADH(2)-oxidizing) TrmFO gives MSVLPAVTVVGGGLAGCEAAWQLAEAGVSVVLYEMRPAKPTPAHHSDRLAELVCSNSLRSDNPENAVGLLKREMEALGSLILACARAHRLPAGDALAVDREGFARAVTQAVEQHPRISVLRQEVTELPAPPAIVATGPLTSEALHQALERLLGEGSLSFFDAIAPVVAADSLDMGKLFRASRYGKGSGEDYLNAPLSREQYLRFVEALRAAEKVPLKPFEEDIPYFEGCLPIEVMAERGVDTLRFGPMKPVGLVDPKTGTTPYAVVQLRKDDLAGEHYNLVGFQTRMTIPAQREVFRLIPGLENARFVRFGMIHRNTFICAPKFLTEKLELRGLSGVRLAGQITGVEGYVESAATGLLAALFTLASLLGVELPPPPPWTAHGGLIRHLTQRDPRRFQPANASWGLMTDPPVALPRDKSQRRRRAVEVALETILAWRAQLDVPIPRPTANPAPEAAWSA, from the coding sequence GTGAGCGTTCTCCCTGCGGTGACGGTGGTTGGGGGCGGCCTTGCCGGCTGCGAAGCGGCCTGGCAGCTTGCTGAGGCCGGGGTTTCCGTGGTGCTTTACGAGATGCGCCCGGCCAAGCCCACCCCCGCCCACCACAGCGACCGCCTGGCGGAGCTCGTGTGTTCCAACTCCCTGCGCTCGGACAACCCGGAAAACGCGGTGGGGCTTTTGAAGCGGGAAATGGAAGCGCTGGGCTCCCTGATTTTGGCCTGCGCCCGGGCCCACCGCTTGCCGGCGGGGGACGCCCTGGCTGTGGATCGGGAAGGCTTCGCCCGCGCCGTCACCCAAGCGGTGGAGCAGCACCCGCGGATTTCCGTCCTGCGCCAGGAGGTCACCGAGCTGCCGGCGCCCCCGGCCATCGTGGCCACCGGCCCCCTCACTTCGGAAGCCCTCCATCAGGCGCTGGAAAGGCTTCTGGGGGAAGGCTCCTTGAGCTTTTTCGACGCCATCGCTCCGGTGGTGGCCGCCGATTCCCTGGACATGGGCAAGCTGTTTAGGGCTTCCCGCTACGGCAAGGGCAGCGGCGAGGACTACCTCAACGCCCCGCTCAGCCGGGAGCAGTACCTGCGCTTCGTGGAAGCGCTTCGGGCGGCAGAAAAAGTGCCGCTCAAGCCCTTCGAGGAGGACATCCCTTACTTCGAAGGCTGCCTCCCCATCGAGGTGATGGCGGAACGCGGCGTGGACACGCTGCGCTTTGGACCCATGAAGCCGGTGGGGCTCGTGGACCCCAAAACCGGCACCACGCCCTACGCCGTGGTTCAGCTGCGCAAGGACGATTTGGCCGGTGAGCACTACAACCTGGTGGGGTTCCAGACCCGCATGACCATCCCCGCCCAAAGGGAGGTGTTCCGCCTCATCCCCGGGCTGGAGAACGCCCGCTTTGTGCGCTTTGGCATGATTCACCGCAACACCTTCATTTGCGCCCCCAAGTTCCTCACCGAGAAGTTGGAGCTGCGCGGGCTTTCCGGGGTGCGCCTGGCGGGGCAAATCACCGGTGTGGAGGGCTACGTGGAATCGGCAGCCACGGGCCTGCTTGCCGCCCTCTTTACGCTGGCCTCGCTTCTGGGGGTGGAGCTCCCGCCTCCCCCACCCTGGACCGCCCACGGCGGCCTCATCCGCCACCTCACCCAGCGGGACCCGAGGCGCTTTCAACCCGCCAACGCTTCCTGGGGGCTCATGACCGACCCGCCGGTGGCGCTTCCCAGAGACAAAAGCCAGCGGCGGCGACGGGCGGTGGAGGTGGCTTTGGAAACCATCCTCGCCTGGCGCGCCCAACTGGACGTCCCCATTCCCCGACCGACCGCAAACCCAGCGCCGGAGGCCGCATGGAGCGCTTGA
- the topA gene encoding type I DNA topoisomerase has product MGEKLLIVESPAKARTLSRYLGKDFRVVASVGHVRDLPKNELGIDLEKGFEPRYEVLPGKRAVVAQLQKAAREAEKILVATDPDREGEAIGWHVAELLKGSQKPVERVLFHEITKQGVKKALEHPRELDPHLVDSQKARRVLDRLVGYTLSPLLWEKVKRGLSAGRVQSVALKMICDREAEIAAFVPEEYWNLDAVLAAAVPPQFAARLALKNGKKLKIADQATAEAVRSEVSSLPFRVAKVTKKKRQQHAPPPFVTAKLQQAAYQRFRFPVRKTMQIAQRLYEGVEVAGERVGLITYMRTDSVRVAQEAVEATRAFIAQTFGPDFLPEKPNVYKNRQAAQDAHEAIRPTDVTRTPESLKAFLSPDELKLYTLIWQRFVASQMKPAVFHVTEVLVEAGPYGFKAKGEVEVDPGFLRVYREEREPEEGEEGEERTAKLPPLEEGQHLTLCELKAEQKFTQPPPRYTESTLVKALEENGIGRPSTYAQIIATLSDRNYVVKEKGTFIPTELGKLVTRLLTQSFGDLINERYTARLEEELDAIAEGEKPWREAIASFWRAFQQDLAKAKHTMEDAKAGVVTDQTCPTCGAPMVLRFGRFGEYLACSNYPTCKTTREPDDTGEEAPTCPLCGAAMVKKRSRFGPFWACSRYPECKGTQRIAAKTASPNTPSGVRCPQCGEGELVEKRSKRGRSFWGCSKYPTCTFTLPAKPVNHACPSCGAPFMLEKKSVRRGVYLQCAQKTCGHIVSPEENG; this is encoded by the coding sequence GTGGGCGAGAAGCTCTTGATTGTGGAGTCCCCAGCCAAGGCCAGGACCTTAAGCCGCTACCTGGGGAAGGATTTCCGGGTGGTGGCTTCGGTGGGGCACGTGCGCGACCTGCCCAAAAACGAGCTGGGGATTGATCTGGAAAAGGGCTTCGAGCCGCGCTACGAGGTGCTCCCGGGCAAGCGAGCGGTGGTGGCCCAGCTGCAAAAGGCCGCCAGGGAAGCGGAAAAGATCCTGGTGGCCACCGACCCCGACCGGGAGGGGGAAGCCATCGGCTGGCACGTGGCCGAGCTCCTGAAGGGAAGCCAAAAGCCGGTGGAGCGGGTGCTCTTCCATGAGATCACCAAGCAGGGCGTCAAGAAAGCCCTGGAACACCCCCGGGAGCTGGACCCCCACCTGGTGGACTCGCAAAAGGCCCGGCGGGTGCTGGACCGGCTGGTGGGGTACACGCTTTCCCCCTTGCTTTGGGAAAAGGTGAAAAGGGGGCTTTCCGCGGGACGGGTGCAGTCGGTGGCCCTCAAGATGATTTGCGATCGGGAAGCGGAAATTGCCGCGTTTGTTCCCGAGGAGTACTGGAACCTGGATGCGGTGCTGGCCGCCGCGGTGCCCCCCCAGTTTGCCGCTCGACTGGCGCTCAAGAACGGCAAGAAGCTCAAGATCGCTGATCAAGCCACCGCCGAAGCGGTCCGGAGCGAGGTTTCCTCGCTGCCCTTCCGCGTGGCCAAGGTCACCAAGAAGAAGCGGCAGCAGCACGCCCCGCCCCCATTCGTCACCGCCAAGCTGCAGCAAGCCGCTTACCAGCGCTTCCGCTTTCCCGTGCGCAAGACCATGCAAATTGCCCAGAGGCTCTACGAAGGGGTGGAGGTGGCGGGGGAACGGGTGGGCCTCATCACCTACATGCGCACCGACTCGGTGCGGGTGGCGCAAGAAGCGGTGGAGGCCACTCGCGCCTTCATCGCCCAAACCTTTGGCCCCGACTTCCTGCCGGAAAAGCCCAACGTGTACAAGAACCGCCAGGCCGCTCAGGACGCCCACGAGGCCATCCGCCCCACCGACGTCACCCGCACCCCGGAAAGCTTGAAGGCCTTCCTTTCCCCGGATGAGCTCAAGCTCTACACGCTCATTTGGCAGCGCTTTGTGGCTTCGCAAATGAAACCCGCGGTTTTCCACGTCACCGAGGTGCTGGTGGAAGCCGGGCCCTACGGCTTTAAGGCCAAAGGGGAAGTGGAGGTGGATCCGGGCTTTTTGCGGGTTTACCGGGAAGAGCGGGAACCGGAGGAAGGCGAAGAGGGGGAGGAGAGAACCGCCAAGCTACCGCCGCTGGAGGAAGGCCAGCACCTCACGCTTTGCGAGCTCAAAGCCGAACAGAAGTTCACCCAACCGCCCCCCCGCTACACCGAATCCACGCTGGTCAAGGCGCTGGAGGAAAACGGCATTGGCCGTCCTTCCACCTACGCCCAAATCATTGCCACGCTTTCCGACCGCAACTACGTGGTCAAGGAAAAGGGCACCTTCATCCCCACCGAGCTGGGCAAGCTCGTCACCCGGCTTTTGACCCAGAGCTTTGGCGACCTCATCAACGAGCGCTACACCGCCCGCCTGGAAGAGGAGCTGGACGCCATTGCCGAAGGGGAAAAACCCTGGCGGGAAGCCATTGCCAGCTTCTGGCGGGCGTTCCAGCAGGACCTGGCCAAGGCCAAACACACCATGGAGGACGCCAAAGCCGGTGTGGTCACCGACCAGACCTGCCCCACCTGCGGCGCTCCCATGGTGCTGCGCTTTGGCCGCTTCGGGGAGTACTTAGCCTGCAGCAACTACCCCACCTGCAAGACCACCCGCGAGCCCGATGACACCGGGGAGGAGGCCCCCACCTGCCCGTTGTGCGGGGCGGCCATGGTGAAAAAGCGCTCCCGCTTTGGCCCCTTCTGGGCCTGCAGCCGCTACCCGGAGTGCAAAGGAACGCAGCGGATTGCCGCCAAAACCGCCTCCCCCAACACCCCATCGGGCGTGCGCTGTCCCCAGTGCGGGGAGGGGGAGCTGGTGGAAAAACGATCCAAGCGGGGCCGCTCCTTTTGGGGGTGCAGCAAGTACCCCACATGCACCTTCACCCTCCCCGCCAAGCCGGTAAACCACGCCTGCCCCTCCTGTGGGGCACCTTTCATGCTGGAGAAGAAATCGGTGCGCCGGGGCGTTTACCTTCAGTGTGCCCAAAAGACCTGCGGTCATATCGTGAGCCCCGAGGAGAACGGGTGA
- the dprA gene encoding DNA-processing protein DprA: protein MDDSLSALAWVLAGSGRKGREEARRHLQAGESPEPEFGEKAQRALAEAARAGFTWYPASDPSFPEPLRALADPPLGLFLKGRFPTGPTVAIVGSRRASAYGREVAHYLGRELAQAGVWVVSGMARGVDAAAHRGALEGGGLTVAVWGSGCDRVYPPEHGELATAIAQRGGILTEYPPGTPPRQENFPERNRLIAGLSQILVVVEADQRSGALLSAKLALEEGREVMAVPGSVFSPLSAGPNGLLRAGAAPVLCAQDVLDALGLTASAQPPAVSKEEPGLLRFFPQGLSLTVDELAARCGKPVADLLPELTALELEGKLVKEADGRFRKA from the coding sequence ATGGATGATTCTCTCTCGGCACTGGCTTGGGTATTGGCGGGCTCCGGGCGCAAGGGGCGGGAGGAAGCCCGACGGCACCTGCAGGCTGGGGAAAGCCCCGAACCAGAGTTCGGTGAGAAAGCCCAGCGCGCCTTAGCCGAGGCCGCCCGCGCCGGCTTTACCTGGTATCCAGCTTCCGATCCTTCCTTCCCCGAGCCGCTCCGGGCCCTTGCCGATCCGCCCTTGGGGCTTTTCCTCAAGGGCCGCTTTCCCACCGGACCCACGGTGGCCATTGTGGGATCGCGGCGGGCCTCCGCATACGGCAGGGAAGTAGCGCACTACCTGGGGCGGGAGCTGGCGCAAGCCGGGGTGTGGGTGGTTTCGGGAATGGCTCGGGGGGTGGATGCGGCAGCGCACCGCGGTGCTCTCGAGGGAGGTGGCCTCACGGTGGCGGTTTGGGGGAGCGGCTGCGACCGGGTTTACCCACCCGAACATGGGGAGCTGGCCACGGCCATTGCCCAGCGGGGTGGCATCCTCACCGAGTACCCCCCGGGCACCCCTCCCCGCCAGGAGAACTTCCCCGAGCGCAACCGGCTCATTGCCGGGCTTTCCCAAATTTTGGTGGTGGTGGAAGCCGACCAGCGCTCCGGGGCCTTGCTTTCCGCCAAGCTGGCCCTGGAGGAGGGGCGGGAGGTCATGGCCGTGCCCGGTTCGGTGTTTTCCCCGCTTTCCGCCGGTCCCAACGGTTTGCTGCGCGCCGGTGCCGCTCCCGTGCTGTGTGCCCAGGACGTTTTGGATGCGCTAGGGCTTACCGCCAGCGCTCAGCCACCGGCCGTAAGCAAGGAAGAGCCGGGCTTGTTGCGGTTTTTCCCCCAGGGGCTTTCCTTAACCGTGGACGAGCTGGCCGCCCGCTGCGGAAAGCCCGTGGCCGATTTGCTGCCGGAGCTCACGGCCCTGGAGCTGGAGGGCAAGCTGGTGAAGGAAGCCGATGGCCGCTTCCGGAAGGCTTAG
- a CDS encoding tetratricopeptide repeat protein, whose translation MRRAVLLGVAVLFLASCASQKSALSAREQMRQGVEAAVAGLWQEAAFRFERARALAGESPELLNNLAVAYEALGRYEEALATYKRALELSPHNSRIRRNYARFAEFYASYIRGIRPKGGDDEGR comes from the coding sequence ATGAGGCGGGCGGTCCTGCTTGGGGTGGCGGTCCTTTTCCTAGCTTCTTGCGCCAGTCAAAAGTCTGCCCTTTCGGCGCGGGAGCAAATGCGGCAGGGGGTGGAGGCGGCGGTGGCGGGTCTCTGGCAGGAGGCGGCCTTCCGCTTTGAGCGCGCCCGGGCTTTGGCGGGGGAGAGCCCGGAGCTTTTAAACAATTTGGCGGTTGCGTACGAGGCGTTGGGTCGCTACGAGGAAGCCCTGGCCACCTACAAACGGGCGCTGGAGCTTTCCCCCCACAACTCCCGCATCCGCCGCAACTACGCGCGTTTTGCCGAGTTTTACGCCTCCTACATCCGCGGCATTAGGCCCAAAGGGGGGGACGATGAGGGGCGTTAG
- a CDS encoding PD40 domain-containing protein, whose translation MRGKILALSVLVAAAAHAQYFGKNKVRYDTFSWQEFATPHFRISFYDRVEPQLGKVASFAESAYDELARKLNFQIPEPIPLIAYATHAEFEQTNVIIEGIPEGVGAFAVPARNRMVLPVDLPDAELQKLIQHELVHIFQYEILFQGKLGKALTTNIPQWFMEGMASYLAQDEDSRAKAVMRDATLADRVPSVADNVTGYFAYRFGHMVFAFVESEWGVEGLRDFIFETRNTLTGAVDKAVKRAFDLDVEEFDARFRAWLRKKYQPVALERGDPREFGPAFRIEEGVRSAEASPAVSPSGELIAAFTTYKDDVDVALFSVPKRKLYKNLTRGYTTRYEYLVAQLFTVGPNRGRDLAFSPDGDTVAVFARSGRGRVLLLLDALKGGVAKEYPIPQDQAMEPAFSPDGKTVAFHAFANGQADIFLLDLASGTVQNLTNDPAYDAAPVFSPDGKFLVYSSQSGEHAKLFQLELANPQNRVQLTFGAGDDEGASFSRDGKALYFASDRDQGVFDIYRLDLETRKLTRLTKVIGAALNPVAVVTKDGERVVYQAYTKGRWQLYLTDPGQGEEVGREEEAAPVQQREVFVPAITVPVTQDKISPVKGHKLFADNVQVAVQFSEDQTLISQAFLSFADHYGDRRLNVLLESVSGYSNFQVAYVNLEKRWQWGVTVFDDRSYFVAADTFTGREVRLKRLYRETGAAVFAQYPLSLYLRAEAAAGYIYRDIDYPVLFGGQLFFIPITDHIPFVQAGLTGDTTGWNDYGPHWGRRWSLLLAQAFDAKNGGTLSRELRLDARQYLPLSRRNELAFRLFAAVADGNRPSIFYFGGVDTLRGFDYRSVLGNQAAYFNAEWRFPLIDHLVLPWLHLRDFRGRFFLDVGAARVDVPGYTQPFRFMKDGQLQDGLSSYGFGFSVELFGLPVHWDFAKRWDFKKTLDKGFNTSFWIGFRY comes from the coding sequence ATGCGTGGCAAGATCCTGGCGTTAAGCGTACTGGTGGCTGCTGCAGCTCACGCCCAGTACTTTGGCAAGAACAAGGTCCGCTACGACACCTTTTCCTGGCAAGAGTTTGCCACCCCGCACTTTCGCATTTCCTTTTACGATCGGGTGGAGCCGCAGCTGGGCAAGGTGGCTTCCTTTGCCGAAAGCGCCTACGATGAGCTGGCGAGAAAGCTCAACTTCCAGATTCCCGAACCCATTCCCCTCATCGCTTACGCCACCCACGCTGAGTTTGAGCAAACCAACGTGATCATCGAAGGCATCCCCGAAGGCGTGGGGGCGTTTGCGGTGCCGGCCCGCAACCGCATGGTGCTGCCGGTGGATTTGCCCGATGCTGAGCTGCAAAAGCTCATCCAGCACGAGCTGGTGCACATCTTCCAGTACGAGATCCTGTTCCAGGGCAAGCTGGGCAAGGCCCTCACTACCAACATCCCCCAGTGGTTCATGGAAGGCATGGCCTCGTACCTGGCCCAGGACGAGGACTCCCGGGCCAAGGCGGTGATGCGGGATGCGACCCTGGCCGATCGCGTTCCCTCGGTGGCCGATAACGTCACCGGCTACTTCGCCTACCGCTTTGGGCACATGGTGTTTGCCTTTGTGGAAAGCGAGTGGGGGGTGGAGGGCTTACGGGACTTCATCTTTGAAACCCGCAACACCCTCACCGGCGCGGTGGACAAGGCGGTGAAGCGCGCCTTCGATTTGGACGTGGAGGAGTTTGACGCCCGCTTCCGGGCGTGGCTGCGCAAGAAGTACCAGCCGGTGGCCCTGGAGCGGGGGGACCCCCGGGAGTTTGGCCCGGCGTTCCGGATCGAGGAGGGGGTACGCTCGGCGGAGGCCTCCCCAGCGGTTTCGCCCTCGGGGGAGCTCATTGCCGCCTTTACCACCTATAAGGACGATGTGGACGTGGCGCTGTTTTCGGTGCCCAAGCGCAAGCTCTACAAAAACCTCACCCGCGGCTACACCACCCGCTACGAGTACCTGGTGGCGCAGCTTTTCACGGTGGGACCTAACCGCGGCAGGGATTTGGCCTTTTCCCCCGACGGCGACACGGTGGCGGTCTTTGCCCGTAGTGGCCGGGGACGGGTGCTCTTGCTTCTGGATGCCCTGAAAGGGGGTGTGGCGAAGGAGTATCCCATCCCGCAGGACCAGGCCATGGAGCCGGCCTTTTCCCCCGACGGTAAAACCGTGGCCTTTCACGCCTTTGCCAACGGCCAGGCGGATATCTTCCTTCTGGATTTGGCCAGCGGCACGGTGCAAAACCTCACCAACGACCCGGCTTACGATGCCGCCCCGGTGTTTTCCCCCGATGGCAAGTTCCTGGTGTACTCCTCCCAAAGCGGCGAACACGCCAAGCTCTTCCAGCTGGAGCTGGCCAACCCCCAAAACCGCGTGCAGCTCACCTTTGGGGCCGGGGACGATGAAGGCGCCAGCTTTTCCCGGGACGGCAAGGCCCTTTATTTTGCTTCCGATCGCGATCAAGGGGTTTTTGACATCTACCGCCTGGATCTGGAAACCCGCAAGCTCACCCGCCTCACCAAGGTCATCGGTGCCGCTTTAAACCCGGTGGCGGTGGTGACCAAGGACGGGGAGCGGGTGGTGTACCAGGCTTACACCAAAGGTCGCTGGCAGCTTTACCTCACCGATCCGGGGCAAGGGGAAGAGGTGGGGCGGGAGGAAGAGGCTGCCCCGGTGCAGCAGCGGGAGGTTTTCGTGCCGGCCATTACCGTACCGGTGACCCAGGACAAGATCTCGCCGGTGAAGGGGCACAAGCTGTTTGCCGACAACGTGCAGGTTGCCGTGCAGTTTTCCGAAGACCAAACGCTCATCTCCCAGGCTTTCCTTTCCTTTGCCGACCACTACGGTGACCGCCGCCTCAACGTGCTGTTGGAGTCGGTCTCCGGGTACTCCAACTTCCAGGTAGCCTACGTGAACCTGGAGAAGCGCTGGCAGTGGGGGGTCACGGTTTTCGACGATCGCTCCTACTTCGTGGCTGCCGATACCTTTACCGGAAGGGAAGTGCGTCTTAAAAGGCTTTACCGAGAGACCGGGGCCGCGGTGTTTGCCCAGTACCCGCTTTCCCTTTACCTGCGTGCAGAAGCGGCGGCTGGCTACATTTACCGCGACATTGACTACCCCGTCTTGTTTGGCGGGCAGCTGTTCTTCATCCCCATCACCGACCACATCCCCTTTGTGCAGGCGGGGCTTACCGGCGACACCACCGGCTGGAACGACTACGGCCCGCACTGGGGCCGGCGGTGGTCGCTGCTTTTGGCCCAGGCCTTTGACGCCAAAAACGGGGGAACTTTGTCCCGGGAGCTGCGCCTGGACGCCCGCCAGTACCTGCCGCTTTCCCGCCGCAACGAGCTGGCCTTCCGTTTGTTTGCGGCGGTGGCCGATGGCAACCGCCCCAGCATCTTTTACTTTGGCGGCGTGGACACCTTGCGGGGCTTTGATTACCGCTCGGTGCTGGGTAACCAGGCCGCTTACTTCAACGCCGAGTGGCGCTTCCCGCTCATTGACCACCTGGTGCTTCCCTGGTTGCACCTGCGGGATTTCCGGGGACGGTTCTTCCTGGACGTGGGAGCCGCGCGGGTGGACGTCCCGGGGTACACCCAGCCCTTCCGCTTCATGAAAGACGGACAGCTCCAGGACGGGCTTTCCTCCTACGGCTTTGGCTTTTCGGTGGAGCTCTTCGGCTTGCCGGTGCACTGGGACTTTGCCAAACGGTGGGACTTCAAGAAGACCCTGGACAAAGGGTTCAACACCAGCTTCTGGATCGGTTTCCGGTACTAA